The DNA segment ccTTTCAGGGGTACTGTTCGATTTGGCAAGCAAGGGAAGTTGTCTCTGCGTTTTATTGGAccatatgagattctggagaagataggcaatctagttTATCGACTTGCATTGACTCCAGATTTATCTGGTATCCACGACGTATTCCATGTTTCGATGCTGAGGAAATATCAACCTGATTTATCTCATATTATCCAAGtggatgaagctgaacttgatgaCAATCTGAGATATTTCGAGAAACCAATTCAGATTCTAgatcgaaaagaaaataaaagcaactcagaaacaaaACCATTCCATttgtgaagattcaatggagtcggcatggagttgaagaagcgacatgggaAAAAGGTTTCCAGAGCTTTTTTCATTGATgcgagttcttattcagtattcTGTTATTTCTTATCTTATGTGTGTACAGattgcttatgaattcgaggacgaactcatgtcttagaaGGGGAGAAATATAAGGCcagggattatttgatttaatccaagattatttaattttaatctgggaatatttaatttgagaatttttagagtttatatttaaatcctaatatcttaaattatttagaattgaaattgaattttaataatggtcgaggaccgaattgcaaatattgaagagtTGAGTGGCCTTAATGAAAATTCTGAAGCTAGTGGAGGACACTTGCCATTCTTTTATATTTAAACGTGTAGTATCTTATTCTTATCAGAATTTCAGAGCAAAGCATCGAGACTCTTCCTCATTTCAGAAGTTTAAGTCATTTCCTCATCTTCCAAGTTAGATATCTCATGATCCGTTCAACCAAATTTAATTCCGGACCTAGCTCTGCGATCCTCTTGCTACGAGCTTCAATTTGTTGTAATTATTCTGATTATTCAacatattttaagattttttatGTGAAGAAATCAGATTATGATCTTGtatttgtgttcttgagtttgtaTATATTACTGTATCGAAGTCGGATCGAAGAACATATATCGTATGAATTTATATGAAATTTCAGAAGTGTGTTCGATTTTCATAGCTACAGATATGCTGATATAAGATGGTATTTTGCTGATATATGTTGATTATGAAGTGTATGATATTGTTAGATTATTGTTGTTTGAGATTCGATTACCAATTTTCTGTCGTTACTCCGCTGGATTACGATTTGAAGCCGGTTTGGTGCTTTGTGATTGAGATGAAGCTTATGTGAGTTGATAGCTGATATTCCTTGTTTATAAATATGACATTTCAGTTTAGGCTTGAAGTTGATTGACTCGGGAATTCAGTTTTCGACTCGAAGAAGatttgattgaggtttgaagtcATTTTCTTGGAAATTGATTGATAATGTtggagcagattttgattgatGTTCTTGTTGAATtattcagatttgaagcatttcaagaacaagaaataagaaggtataagacaacatcgagATTCAGGAATTCAATACTCAAGAATGACGCTTCTTGAGTTATTCCGCaaaaaaaaccacatacttgttatcgtttgtgtttattttattgatgttttcgatccatttcaggtagtggatctttatttgatataatatgatatgagatatgaattgattcttatgccaaggtcatatggaccttattttcgagtctgatgagacgacgatagatggatatccatgtcaagatcgtatacgaatcttgatgacaaagagtgtgataggaatcaattctttatatatgtgtttactctattcttgagttgaaatctttagagttgatatgaatttatttaacgcttgtatatgttgattatactgagaattgtattctcatcggatgtttccggctgttgtcttgttttgtatgtgtgcatgccgaaagatggggcaggagctggccaaagtcgacgagggtagctcatgagagaaGATTAGACGTGGAATCGGGTTGTTTATAGCTTAATCAATTTGTACTTTAGTCCTAGCATGCATGTTAGAAAACACTAGTGAATATTGTTCTTGTGAAGTTGATGAACACTTGTGTAGTTTCATGATTTTGTCGGATTCCAAACTGTTAGATTGATTTATAAACTAGTTATAAACATGTGTAGATCTTGTTCTTAATATTTATACATGTTCTAGACTTGTAAAACATGGATTGGAATGAGTTGGAAGGATCAAAAAGTGTTGTTGAAAAACAGAGCAGCAAGCTGCCCAGATCAGCGCTCGAGCTGCACTTTTTGGCAGCCCGGGCGCAGCCCAAAAATCCCCAACCCAAGAGTTGGGTTAGGGAGGGGCGCTCCGGCGGCGGTTTTTGCCCACCCGATCGCacccttaaaaaaaattttgtttgattttcttccttacttgttttaattaatgatgcttaaTTACTAATTACCTTAagaataagattagcaacccgaggccccacataTTTAACCGATTGTATTTTGTCGGTCAGCATTTATTTAAGCTTCCCACAGTGTATTTTTTATTagtgttaattgcatgcttaattaagctttaattctctgattagtagtggatccgggtagggtcgctatatttattggtatcagagcatgcaaagagaCTTTTGGGACATAttgtgtagtaacccgtatccagaattgacgattaatgagtaattaatcatgtaatcatgtttagattaagtaaaacatgattaaggaaatcccaaatgggttaacggagtccagaaatggattcaggacactcgaaaatagccgggaaggtcccaaggtttcggatggttcggaagctccgaaccaagtcaggaggctccgaacgggttcggaggatccgaactcaagatcggaggctccaaagtggatcagaagctccgtcggtgagatcggacgtttcaatcgggaccagggcacgtgtcatcgctgacgtcagcaaggtgacgtcatggctgatgtaatattgggcgatcgg comes from the Henckelia pumila isolate YLH828 chromosome 1, ASM3356847v2, whole genome shotgun sequence genome and includes:
- the LOC140874201 gene encoding uncharacterized protein; its protein translation is MTDKVKLIQKRMKTAQDRNAKYANVRHRPLSFEQGDRVFLKILPFRGTVRFGKQGKLSLRFIGPYEILEKIGNLVYRLALTPDLSGIHDVFHVSMLRKYQPDLSHIIQVDEAELDDNLRYFEKPIQILDRKENKSNSETKPFHL